A DNA window from Gigantopelta aegis isolate Gae_Host unplaced genomic scaffold, Gae_host_genome ctg10079_pilon_pilon, whole genome shotgun sequence contains the following coding sequences:
- the LOC121390846 gene encoding spidroin-1-like translates to RRGAARGARAAARGAARARGGGGGRAGARGAAARAARARRGARGAARARGARGRRAGGARARAARARAPRRARGRARRRGGAGARAARRAARGRAGGGGGRGARGRGGAGAGARGGRAARRRRGARRGRAGGARAPAARGAARAGRAAARRRRGARGAARAAGAGARAARRGAGGGRAARAARGGARGRGGRPGGGGRGGGAGRPRR, encoded by the exons CGGCGCGGCGCGGCGCGCGGCGCGCGCGCGGCGGCGCGGGGCGCGGCGCGCGCGcgcggcggggggggggggcgcgcgGGCGCGCGCGGGGCGGCGGCGCGCGCGGCGCGCGCGCGGCGCGGCGCGCGCGGCGCCGCGCGCGCGCGGGGCGCGCGCGGGCGGCGCGCGGgcggcgcgcgcgcgcgcgccgcgcgcgcgcgcgcgccgcgGCGCGCGCGGGGGCGCGCGCGGCGGCGCGGCGGCGCGGGCGCGCGCGCGGCGCGGCGCGCGGCGCGCGGGCGCGCGGGCGGCGGCGGGGGGCGCGGGGCGCGCGGGCGCGGCGGCGCGGGCGCGGGCGCGCGCGGGGGGCGCGCCGCGCGGCGGCGGCGCGGCGCGCGGCGGGGGCGCGCGGGGGGGGCCCGCGCCCCCGCGGCGCGCGGCGCGGCGCGCGCGGGGCGCGCGGCGGCGCGGCGGCGGCGCGGCGCGCGCGGCGCGGCGCGCGCGGCGGGCGCGGGCGCGCGCGCGGCGCGG cGCGGCGCGGGCGGCGGGCGGGCGGCGCGGGCGGCGCGCGGCGGGGCGCGCGGGCGCGGGGGCCGCCCGGGGGGGGGCGGGCGGGGCGGCGGCGCGGGGCGGCCGCGGCGC